Proteins found in one Triticum urartu cultivar G1812 chromosome 4, Tu2.1, whole genome shotgun sequence genomic segment:
- the LOC125553132 gene encoding putative disease resistance protein RGA1, with the protein MEYEQESIMRNPEIRAIGGCEDVTGATHGNHLRRLNIREKGSAHTLGIRDIMVGIAGVPSGISEFVNVFQWARSAISPEWGDTREERFQDDICRMQSGLEFLRYTLPAMHDLIDRAEWRSHKDCVAKLLPYLKDAVYDAEDLLDDLKWYNHKVIVEGNESKLSITEFFRNFSKVNDIHKRLVDISESLEKMGLGEVTPRFDKTVRPETTSFCNETKIFGRDVLLKKMMRLLNVPTKSSVGSKRKWKPSADGASTSNQVSNESRLPDLPVLPLVGIGGIGKTTLAQHICSHPTVKSHFKTIIWICVSDDFDVKRLTKEAIGSSPGKNATTDNLNSLQHVLSGILSNERFLIVLDDMWDDALKEHGLRWKTFCAPFKNVLQGSMMLVTTRSQKVAELVHTMEPITLEELKGDVFWDFFKVCVFGSGSFDDYPELEPIGKDILPKLKGSPLAAKTLGRMLQSDLHISHWNSILDSELWALDQEATDIVPALRLSYMYLPFHLKRCFSFCAVYPKDKEFEKDNLAEIWAAEGFVKRQGVIPVQDTGCQYFNALLNLSFFQKVQGKYVIHDLLHDMAQKVSEDDCFIVKKKDDFRRIPPNVRHLSVLSSNDIDNSDLSILCRHKKLRTLLCDKPLANKKTTAGLLEDWCTELLHMRVIVFASLRELPASIGKLKHLQYLKISRACSVTSLPGTICMLHNLQVLCVKKCKLERLPSGFSMLVNLWRFESQGFKYGPNMKRFIETYGVDFDVADDNQRLGFRLIKNMKQLRGHLVISNIHKLSKNHSAEAELWNKGYLDKLTLEWGRSSLVSQSGDNENGIEVLRHLQPPAGVKFLVLQYYPGVSLPSWFQPQSLSGLTSASFSWCRGLEIPTVPIDINSGSMGFSSLTELIIRQCDSLSSLEQLLDPTSLPVINKIAIRNCENLISVPTEKFKEFRCIEIFKVAACGKINSQSLAARSLKKLKLGSQGMPWENDCGNLTEANIQCCSLTYFFLSCRRLRSIQLQMWNLPALQELHISGCQSLTSIGQPGQIFTNLTSLTISDCSQLSTIDGLLAEEYLPAIESITIQSCYKLSTTTMHGRRFRSFSSLKNLKVSQCPIIDWGGFELPSSLQSLHLEACGDISSFIPSGLENLQSLVSLRLLECRYRISISGHLWSTTLLSLQELEIRNCPELVSIGRADDISEIQNVLIQACKKLRGIKQHVRRGSFLISKK; encoded by the exons ATGGAATATGAACAAGAGTCCATCATGAG GAACCCCGAGATCCGTGCTATTGGAGGTTGTGAAGATGTGACTGGGGCCACTCATGGCAATCACTTGCGGCGCCTAAATATCAG GGAGAAAGGAAGCGCTCATACTCTTGGCATCAGGGATATAATGGTTGGCATTGCTGGGGTCCCTAGTGGCATCAGTGAGTTTGTCAATGTTTTTCAGTGGGCTAGATCTGCTATTTCGCCCGAATGGGGAGACACTCGAGAGGAAAGGTTTCAAGATGACATATGTCGGATGCAGAGTGGCTTGGAATTTCTGCGATATACTCTTCCAGCAATGCATGACCTCATTGATCGAGCAGAGTGGAGAAGCCACAAGGATTGTGTTGCCAAGCTCCTTCCATACCTCAAGGATGCAGTCTATGATGCTGAAGACCTTCTTGATGATCTTAAATGGTACAACCATAAGGTGATAGTGGAAGGCAATGAAAGCAAACTATCTATTACTGAATTCTTTCGCAACTTCAGCAAAGTGAATGATATCCATAAAAGGTTGGTTGATATTTCTGAATCCCTAGAAAAAATGGGGTTGGGTGAAGTGACACCACGGTTTGACAAAACAGTCAGGCCAGAGACTACCTCATTCTGCAATGAAACAAAAATATTTGGTCGTGATGTGCTGCTAAAGAAGATGATGAGATTGCTCAATGTGCCTACAAAAAGTAGTGTTGGTTCAAAACGCAAGTGGAAACCTAGTGCAGATGGTGCATCAACAAGCAACCAAGTTAGTAATGAATCAAGATTACCTGATCTTCCAGTTTTACCATTAGTTGGAATCGGGGGTATTGGAAAGACCACTTTGGCCCAACATATTTGTAGTCATCCAACAGTGAAGTCTCACTTCAAAACAATAATTTGGATTTGCGTTTCAGATGATTTTGATGTGAAGAGGTTAACTAAAGAGGCTATTGGATCCTCTCCAGGTAAAAATGCAACAACTGACAATCTAAATTCTCTTCAGCATGTTCTTTCTGGTATACTGAGCAATGAAAGATTCTTGATTGTCCTCGATGATATGTGGGATGATGCTCTGAAAGAACATGGCCTGCGCTGGAAGACCTTCTGTGCACCATTCAAAAATGTGCTACAGGGAAGTATGATGTTGGTTACCACTAGATCACAAAAGGTAGCTGAGTTGGTGCACACTATGGAACCAATTACATTGGAAGAATTAAAGGGTGACGTCTTTTGGGATTTCTTCAAAGTATGTGTGTTTGGGTCGGGTAGTTTTGATGATTATCCAGAGTTAGAGCCCATTGGTAAAGACATACTCCCTAAGTTGAAGGGCTCTCCTTTAGCCGCTAAAACTCTTGGACGCATGTTACAGAGTGACCTTCATATATCACACTGGAATAGTATACTAGACAGTGAATTGTGGGCGTTGGACCAAGAGGCAACTGATATTGTGCCAGCTCTTCGGTTGAGCTACATGTATTTACCGTTCCACTTGAAGAGATGCTTCTCATTTTGTGCTGTGTACCCCAAAGATAAGGAGTTTGAAAAGGACAACTTAGCTGAAATTTGGGCGGCAGAAGGCTTTGTGAAACGCCAGGGTGTTATTCCAGTTCAAGATACTGGATGTCAATACTTCAATGCCCTTCTAAATCTATCATTCTTTCAAAAAGTTCAAGGTAAATACGTAATCCATGACTTGTTGCATGATATGGCACAGAAAGTTTCAGAGGATGATTGTTTcattgtgaagaagaaggatgacTTTAGAAGAATCCCTCCAAATGTCCGCCATCTGTCAGTACTATCTAGCAATGACATCGACAATTCTGACTTGTCGATCCTTTGCCGGCACAAAAAGCTTCGTACCCTTCTTTGCGACAAGCCTTTAGCAAATAAAAAAACTACAGCTGGTTTGTTGGAAGATTGGTGCACTGAACTTCTACATATGCGTGTCATTGTTTTTGCGTCTTTGAGGGAGTTACCAGCTAGCATTGGCAAACTGAAGCATCTTCAGTACCTCAAGATATCCAGAGCTTGTTCGGTGACAAGTCTTCCTGGAACGATCTGTATGCTCCATAATTTACAGGTTTTATGTGTCAAGAAATGCAAGCTTGAAAGGTTGCCTAGTGGCTTCAGTATGTTGGTCAACCTATGGAGATTTGAATCGCAGGGATTTAAATATGGCCCAAATATGAAAAGATTCATAGAAACTTATGGAGTAGATTTTGATGTAGCTGATGATAACCAGAGACTGGGGTTTCGGCTCATAAAGAACATGAAGCAACTTCGTGGACACTTGGTGATAAGTAATATTCACAAGCTAAGCAAGAATCATTCAGCAGAAGCAGAACTATGGAATAAGGGATATCTTGACAAGCTGACGCTAGAATGGGGTAGAAGTTCCCTGGTGAGTCAATCTGGGGATAATGAAAATGGGATAGAAGTCCTTCGACATCTACAACCTCCTGCTGGTGTCAAGTTTCTAGTCCTTCAGTATTACCCAGGTGTTTCCCTTCCGAGCTGGTTTCAGCCACAAAGCCTGTCAGGCTTAACATCTGCGTCATTTTCTTGGTGTCGTGGACTCGAGATACCTACAGTGCCAATTGACATCAACAGTGGCAGCATGGGTTTCTCGTCCCTGACAGAGCTAATCATTCGGCAGTGCGACAGTTTATCAAGTCTCGAACAGCTTCTAGATCCGACTTCTCTACCAGTCATCAACAAAATTGCAATAAGGAATTGCGAGAACCTAATATCAGTACCCACCgaaaaattcaaagaatttcGTTGCATTGAAATATTCAAGGTGGCGGCATGTGGAAAAATAAACTCCCAAAGTTTGGCTGCACGTTCTCTCAAGAAGCTCAAGCTAGGCAGCCAGGGTATGCCCTGGGAAAATGATTGCGGGAATCTCACTGAAGCCAATATCCAATGCTGCTCTCTCACCTACTTTTTCTTGTCATGCCGGCGTCTCAGATCCATCCAACTACAAATGTGGAATCTTCCAGCTCTACAAGAACTGCACATTTCAGGATGTCAATCTCTCACATCTATTGGACAACCTGGACAGATCTTCACCAACCTTACTTCCCTAACCATCAGCGACTGCTCTCAACTGTCAACCATTGATGGTCTCCTAGCAGAAGAATATCTACCTGCCATTGAGAGTATTACAATTCAAAGCTGTTACAAGTTGTCGACCACGACCATGCATGGTAGAAGGTTTAGGAGTTTCTCTTCTCTGAAGAACTTGAAAGTTTCTCAATGCCCTATAATCGATTGGGGGGGATTTGAGTTACCATCGTCCCTCCAAAGTCTCCACTTAGAAGCATGTGGGGATATCTCTTCATTTATCCCCAGCGGCCTAGAAAACCTCCAGTCCCTTGTTTCACTAAGATTACTGGAGTGTAGGTATAGGATATCCATTTCAGGCCACCTTTGGAGCACTACTCTCTTATCACTCCAGGAATTAGAGATTCGAAATTGTCCAGAGCTTGTGTCCATTGGTAGAGCAGATGACATTTCAGAAATACAAAATGTGTTGATTCAGGCCTGTAAAAAGTTGAGGGGAATAAAGCAGCATGTGAGAAGAGGCAGCTTCTTGATATCCAAGAAGTGA
- the LOC125554966 gene encoding ankyrin-1-like: MRSGPGSSVSCRVCVYLTIFPLPPIVASTCRSDRPSPPIFPLELPFPPPQARKPYRPPPSQPWRRPLPPVSSPNPPTSPPTRIGPNSSLPFPPPAAAGPQQRRLLKAAADGDLGRFKSIASALDGGKGCVKEAVEAARDAGSGALHAAARHGRMPVCVYLVEQLGVNVDAADDKGDTPLMYALGWGNLDIVRYLLDHDADPEKPGEHGATALHVAAGAGMCEMIEVLLSKGADVNSVSFCGTPLHAAIIGKHDAAVKTLLNHHADCNKAMGIHYTPLVAAIHICSLKCVKLLIKAGADVKGVGPLTPLIAAASDGLTDFYKPLLAAGADPDVRDDVRKFLASKIAVGNLVSVFLKDGPFPDTTNGCYY; this comes from the exons ATGCG AAGCGGCCCCGGATCTTCTGTGTCTTGTCGTGTTTGTGTGTACCTCACCattttccctctccctcccatcgTGGCATCGACATGCCGCTCCGACCGACCATCCCCACCCATTTTCCCACTCGAGCTCCCATTCCCGCCGCCCCAAGCTCGAAAACCCTACCGACCTCCACCCAGCCAACCATGGCGCCGCCCCTTACCTCCGGTAAGCAGCCCCAACCCCCCGACCTCGCCTCCTACCCGCATCGGCCCTAACTCGTCCCTCCCCTTTCCTCCCCCTGCAGCTGCAGGGCCGCAGCAGCGGCGGCTCCTCAAGGCGGCGGCCGACGGCGACCTCGGCCGCTTCAAGA GCATCGCGAGCGCGCTGGACGGCGGGAAGGGCTGCGtcaaggaggcggtggaggccGCCAGGGACGCCGGATCAGGGGCGCTgcacgccgccgcccgccacgGGAGGATGCCGGTGTGCGTCTACCTCGTCGAGCAGCTTGGCGTGAACGTCGATGCCGCAGACGACAAAG gtgaTACACCTCTGATGTATGCACTTGGTTGGGGGAATTTGGATATTGTGAGGTATCTCCTTGATCATGATGCTGATCCAGAAAAGCCTGGTGAACACGGAGCGACCGCTCTCCATGTGGCAGCTGGAGCAG GAATGTGTGAAATGATAGAAGTCTTGCTCTCAAAAGGAGCTGATGTTAATTCCGTTTCTTTCTGTGGGACACCATTGCATGCTGCTATTATCGGGAAGCATGATGCTGCTGTGAAGACCTTGTTGAATCACCATGCAGAT TGTAACAAGGCAATGGGCATACATTATACGCCTCTGGTCGCTGCTATCCATATTTGCTCACTGAAATGTGTGAAACTTCTGATTAAG GCGGGTGCTGATGTGAAGGGTGTTGGTCCGCTAACCCCCTTAATAGCCGCTGCATCTGATGGTTTAACTGATTTCTATAAACCTTTACTCGCGGCTGGTGCTGATCCTGATGTTCGTGATGATGTAAG GAAGTTTTTAGCAAGTAAAATTGCTGTTGGTAACTTGGTATCCGTATTTCTGAAAGATGGTCCGTTTCCTGATACAACTAATGGATGTTACTATTGA